Proteins encoded together in one Bactrocera neohumeralis isolate Rockhampton chromosome 4, APGP_CSIRO_Bneo_wtdbg2-racon-allhic-juicebox.fasta_v2, whole genome shotgun sequence window:
- the LOC126756194 gene encoding protein shank isoform X3, translated as MDSGPGPGFDDEPPPEPRDGWLLVRVHVPELNVFKCLQFPSDRLVWDVKQQVLSSLPKVAFWFKELKESFNYGLFSPPSNGKAGKFLDEERRLGDYPFNGPVGYLELKYKRRVYKMLNLDERQLKALHTRANLRRFLECIHAGHVDKIAKMCSKGLDPNFHCPESGETPLTVATGAKKPNKLLIALVNGGALLDYRTKDGTTALHKAVEKDSLEAVTTLLELGASPNYKDGRGITPLYLSIARKCDPKVTESLLHDHATLGIQDTQGWNEVHQACRHGLVHHLEHLLFYGADMDGRNASGNTPLHVCAVNNQEACARMLLFRGAQRSALNYANQTPYQVAVIAGNMDLAEIIQNFKADDVDKSLGDTSDLISDSSGVGTNSDSAACSIGHPSTTVVCMEPYSGNAPGHISLQTGDVIEVVGSTDCGLLEGYIRGSNQSGFFPVDCVQEVSLRQKNTTVIPIIGNNTNNTSCQSSYLPHASTGGSVNNVANPLRSPQLSISGNATTNAANNSVDTLSLNIIAPGHTQHSPSMSLNSNGSDSVMKAGYHNTLHLVSQFSSATAPRLKKVGLNEPRTIILHRAKRGFGFILRGAKASSPLMQLKPTDRFPALQYLDDVDPGGVADMAGLRPGDFLLAIGNEDVRAASHEKVVEMIRSAGALVSMTVISPQFPNQMQAGAQFLPSIYQLSSGPNTPQASHRQCATLPRKMSLGPGNTAGSISAGSSVVSRMPAPIPPRRDPKTTLSVGRARAKSMVAGLENGGEKDDGDVPHTKSSSVESIITPTPTHPGTPVQLRTASIKARPTSSRITAAELEELFQRQQGETMDSSNSYSTMMTTSRFQSGTDSGPATPPPNTNSPMKAPLVYGSVAEMKRKAKIKNGTMRCKPCPIPSVGESNGHDLKRFHSTPDLNTHLNGSVSTIWAAANKGHHSQDDVATLHSSLQRLNVLPPPTHPPPPPPIGQVIKVETRSTSEYESTLSLQQKLKKRAENDAVTSAAIDGIQSSFNPLTNAKIYASPQELRNVMAWKLRQSQENRQSQNDQQQQHQSPAPNTQVTSSPQAGSNPSTQAQKSSSQYAQPTTSQVMLQQPQLLEKTHYDAGQQNGNSEICTTNNNNNIGAGHAPPIPEPDYSFSESDDEDENSILVARNTKLNEKITLVDIADTSGNSQASGSSTGSTSISHSLSVDEIQRVRSNLKQSKSSPNGFLKSENPQRPVAGAPGQNQSAGITAEDQKNNNKNNDQPVNEVIGEEGDNSSSGVSSDQEVAGANVKGNTTRTTDTIKKKPNVTIIEDPKANKNEETLGSKLGKAAIIHSNIIGEDIATNSPSNISIICKTKSSLTLPSSSAAEVEIFSTPVAPTLKEKTEDTNTAEISSASKIPTLNVANTAAVFEAKATATTVTVKQMVQQQHAPAIQQQQQHISATKVKSLVIQSQQMSANKGHQSVSGRVGHVQPQLLSSQPMQQQSSILPVNIPQQHLHPNQKLLATQQHIFLQQQQQQQHHHHQQQLHQQHLQQILKAKTAAAGVTGTNTAAIVTKQQQQLHKKSQHEGKDAKYESEHEQRSEDEGDLSPSPPAKGFQRHNSLTRKQAAAIAMQRASRSAAVSLMQLPPPIESDSDHYELNSTGDSSNSNKPILNAAIPSSSGRTILSVPISAENIVLAPPPQFCDCNDIKHSPQQQLNHIQSAQQNNQQQLHYPHQQYQLQIRTHMQIQGGGSSAIENASGTVAMSGGVVNVGTMGRLRNVGTTPKTPHHRSH; from the exons ATGGACTCCGGTCCAGGGCCGGGGTTTGACGATGAACCACCACCAGAGCCTCGAGATGGGTGGCTACTGGTGCGGGTTCATGTGCCCGAACTAAACGTCTTTAAATGTCTTCAGTTTCCGTCAGATCGTTTAGTTTGGGATGTAAAACAGCAGGTGCTTTCCTCATTGCCAAAG GTGGCCTTTTGGTTTAAG GAACTTAAGGAGAGTTTTAATTATGGACTTTTCAGTCCACCTTCAAATGGCAAAGCCGGGAAATTTCTTGATGAAGAGCGGCGCTTAGGTGATTATCCGTTTAATGGACCTGTCGGCTATTTAGAG CTTAAATATAAGAGACGTGTTTACAAAATGCTGAATTTGGATGAAAGACAATTGAAGGCATTACACACACGCGCAAACTTACGACGATTTCTTGAATGCATACATGCTGGACATGTAGACAAGATTGCAAAAATGTGTTCCAAAGGCTTAGATCCGAATTTTCATTGCCCAGAAAGTGGAGAGACCCCACTAACTGTTGCCACTGGAgctaaaaaaccaaataaattactGATAGCATTAGTTAATGGCGGTGCTTTACTTGACTATCGCACCAAAGACGGTACTACAGCTCTACATAAAGCCGTTGAAAAGGACTCACTGGAAGCTGTAAC aACCCTACTAGAATTAGGTGCATCACCCAATTACAAGGATGGGCGAGGTATAACACCTCTCTATTTATCTATAGCCCGTAAGTGCGATCCAAAGGTAACAGAGAGCTTGCTGCATGATCACGCCACATTAGGTATACAAGACACTCAAGGTTGGAACGAGGTTCATCAG GCTTGTCGGCATGGTCTTGTACACCATTTGGaacatttattgttttatgGTGCGGACATGGATGGCCGTAACGCTTCCGGTAACACACCATTGCATGTATGCGCTGTTAACAATCAAGAGGCTTGTGCAAGAATGCTTTTGTTTCGTGGTGCACAGCGGTCTGCTCTCAATTATGCCAATCAAACTCCCTATCAG GTTGCCGTAATTGCCGGAAATATGGACCTCGCCGAAattatacagaattttaaaGCTGATGATGTAG ACAAATCACTTGGTGACACTAGTGATTTAATCAGCGATTCATCTGGTGTTGGTACCAATTCAGATTCTGCTGCATGCTCAATCGGACATCCCAGTACCACCGTGGTGTGCATGGAACCATACTCTGGTAATGCACCAGGCCATATTTCATTGCAGACAGGAGATGTTATTGAGGTGGTGGGATCCACTGATTGTGGCCTCCTGGAAGGATACATTCGTGGTTCAAACCAATCCGGATTTTTTCCCGTCGATTGTGTACAGGAAGTGAGCTTACGCCAAAAGAACACAACGGTAATCCCTATTATTGGTAACAATACCAATAACACCAGTTGCCAGTCCTCTTATCTACCACACGCTTCAACCGGGGGTTCAGTGAATAACGTAGCGAACCCCCTAAGGTCACCTCAGCTCAGTATCAGCGGTAATGCTACTACTAATGCGGCTAATAACAGTGTTGATACGCTTTCACTCAACATTATTGCGCCAGGCCATACGCAGCACTCACCTTCTATGTCATTAAATAGCAACGGATCCGACTCAGTGATGAAAGCCGGATACCACAACACTTTACATTTAGTTAGTCAATTCAGCAGCGCTACGGCTCCTCGATTGAAAAAAGT AGGTTTAAATGAACCGCGAACAATTATTCTACACAGAGCAAAACGTGGTTTTGGTTTCATATTACGTGGAGCTAAGGCTTCCTCACCACTAATGCAATTAAAACCAACAGATCGGTTTCCAGCGCTACAATACTTAGACGATGTGGATCCAGGAGGTGTGGCTGACATGGCAGGTTTACGTCCCGGAGATTTTCTCCTGGCCATCGGCAATGAAGATGTACGAGCAGCTTCCCATGAGAAAGTCGTAGAAATGATACGTTCCGCTGGGGCGCTTGTATCTATGACTGTTATTTCCCCTCAATTCCCTAACCAAATGCAAGCTGGAGCACAATTCTTACCTAGCATTTATCAGTTATCAAGCGGACCGAATACACCACAAGCATCGCATCGCCAATGTGCAACTTTACCGCGAAAAATGTCACTGGGTCCTGGCAATACAGCTGGTAGTATCAGTGCTGGAAGTAGCGTAGTTAGTCGAATGCCAGCACCGATACCGCCACGCCGAGACCCAAAAACAACGCTAAGCGTTGGACGAGCAAGAGCGAAATCAATGGTGGCAGGTTTGGAAAATGGAGGGGAAAAGGATGACGGCGACGTACCACACACTAAATCTTCATCCGTCGAATCAATAATCACACCCACACCAACTCATCCAGGAACGCCAGTGCAGTTACGTACCGCAAGTATAAAGGCGAGACCAACATCCAGCCGCATAACTGCTGCAGAACTGGAGGAACTTTTCCAACGTCAACAGGGTGAAACAATGGATAGTTCAAACAGCTACTCTACAATGATGACCACATCTCGGTTTCAGTCTGGTACAGACAGTGGACCTGCTACACCACCGCCAAATACCAATTCGCCGATGAAGGCGCCTTTAGTTTACGGTAGTGTTGCCGAAATGAAACgaaaggcaaaaattaaaaatggaacTATGCGTTGTAAACCATGCCCCATACCGTCGGTGGGCGAATCCAATGGTCATGACTTAAAACGATTCCATTCAACACCAGATTTAAATACGCATTTAAATGGATCAGTCTCGACTATTTGGGCAGCAGCAAATAAAGGACACCACTCGCAAGATGATGTTGCCACTCTTCATTCTTCTTTGCAACGTTTAAATGTTTTACCCCCGCCTACACACCCACCACCCCCACCACCGATTGGGCAAGTTATTAAAGTGGAGACTCGCAGCACATCGGAGTATGAGTCAACGTTGTCGTTGCAGCAAAAGTTAAAGAAGCGTGCCGAAAATGATGCCGTCACTTCAGCAGCCATTGATGGTATTCAATCGAGTTTCAATCCCTTAACAAATGCTAAAATATATGCCTCGCCACAGGAGTTACGAAATGTGATGGCATGGAAGTTACGACAATCTCAAGAG AACCGACAATCTCAAAATgaccaacagcaacagcaccAATCTCCGGCCCCGAATACACAAGTAACTTCTTCGCCACAGGCAGGATCAAATCCATCTACACAAGCACAAAAGTCTAGTAGTCAATATGCACAACCAACAACTAGTCAGGTAATGTTGCAGCAACCGCAACTACTAGAGAAAACACATTATGATGCAGGTCAACAGAATGGTAACTCTGAAATCTGCACcacaaataacaataacaatattggAGCAGGTCACGCACCTCCAATACCAGAGCCAGATTATAGTTTTAGTGAGTCGGACGATGAGGATGAGAATTCTATTTTAGTCGCcagaaatactaaattaaacgaaaaaattacacTTGTAGACATTGCTGACACTAGTGGAAACAGTCAAGCAAG CGGGAGTAGCACTGGATCTACTTCAATTTCGCACTCGTTATCCGTTGATGAGATTCAAcgcgttcgcagcaacttgaaACAATCAAAATCATCACCAAACGGTTTTCTGAAAAGCGAAAATCCTCAAAGACCTGTAGCTGGTGCTCCGGGACAAAATCAATCAGCTGGAATAACTGCCGAGGatcagaaaaataataataaaaacaatgatCAGCCGGTTAATGAAGTAATCGGTGAGGAAGGTGATAATAGCTCGTCAGGTGTAAGTAGCGACCAAGAAGTCGCTGGCGCAAATGTGAAGGGAAATACTACCAGAACTACTGATACGATTAAGAAAAAACCGAATGTTACAATTATTGAAGACCCTAAAgctaataaaaatgaagaaactCTAGGGTCCAAATTAGGAAAAGCAGCAATTATACATTCGAATATAATCGGAGAGGACATTGCTACTAATTCACCATCTAATATTAGTATCATTTGTAAGACAAAGAGCTCCTTAACATTACCATCGTCCAGTGCTGCCGAAGTGGAGATATTTTCAACACCTGTAGCACCAacgttaaaagaaaaaactgaaGATACTAACACAGCAGAAATTTCAAGCGCGTCGAAAATTCCAACACTCAACGTTGCCAACACTGCTGCTGTGTTTGAAGCTAAAGCAACGGCTACTACAGTGACCGTTAAACAAATGGTTCAACAGCAGCATGCTCCtgcaatacaacaacagcaacaacatataTCAGCAACAAAAGTTAAATCATTAGTAATACAAAGTCAACAAATGAGTGCGAATAAAGGTCATCAAAGCGTCAGTGGTCGGGTGGGGCATGTACAGCCACAGCTTCTTTCAAGTCAGCCTATGCAACAGCAGTCATCAATTTTGCCTGTCAATATACCGCAACAACATTTACATCCAAATCAGAAACTGCTCGCCACACAgcaacatatatttttgcaacagcagcagcaacaacagcatcatcatcatcagcaacAATTGCATCAACAGCATTTACAACAAATACTGAAAGCAAAAACAGCAGCCGCTGGTGTTACAGGTACAAATACGGCTGCCATTGttaccaaacaacaacaacagctgcacaAAAAATCGCAGCACGAAGGAAAAGATGCAAAATATGAATCGGAGCATGAACAACGTTCTGAAGACGAAGGCGATTTGAGTCCGTCACCACCTGCGAAGGGATTCCAACGTCACAATTCACTGACCCGAAAACAGGCAGCGGCCATTGCTATGCAACGCGCTAGCCGCAGTGCAGCTGTCTCTTTAATGCAGTTGCCACCACCCA
- the LOC126756194 gene encoding PH and SEC7 domain-containing protein isoform X1, which yields MDSGPGPGFDDEPPPEPRDGWLLVRVHVPELNVFKCLQFPSDRLVWDVKQQVLSSLPKVAFWFKELKESFNYGLFSPPSNGKAGKFLDEERRLGDYPFNGPVGYLELKYKRRVYKMLNLDERQLKALHTRANLRRFLECIHAGHVDKIAKMCSKGLDPNFHCPESGETPLTVATGAKKPNKLLIALVNGGALLDYRTKDGTTALHKAVEKDSLEAVTTLLELGASPNYKDGRGITPLYLSIARKCDPKVTESLLHDHATLGIQDTQGWNEVHQACRHGLVHHLEHLLFYGADMDGRNASGNTPLHVCAVNNQEACARMLLFRGAQRSALNYANQTPYQVAVIAGNMDLAEIIQNFKADDVVPFRGQPRYNPKRRSAVGWPGGSCQSSCAGSLMGTLPRNNTCFHNGPPSPCPSEHIPYSSASSSLSEGSSGHRSHEDDISIVTDKSLGDTSDLISDSSGVGTNSDSAACSIGHPSTTVVCMEPYSGNAPGHISLQTGDVIEVVGSTDCGLLEGYIRGSNQSGFFPVDCVQEVSLRQKNTTVIPIIGNNTNNTSCQSSYLPHASTGGSVNNVANPLRSPQLSISGNATTNAANNSVDTLSLNIIAPGHTQHSPSMSLNSNGSDSVMKAGYHNTLHLVSQFSSATAPRLKKVGLNEPRTIILHRAKRGFGFILRGAKASSPLMQLKPTDRFPALQYLDDVDPGGVADMAGLRPGDFLLAIGNEDVRAASHEKVVEMIRSAGALVSMTVISPQFPNQMQAGAQFLPSIYQLSSGPNTPQASHRQCATLPRKMSLGPGNTAGSISAGSSVVSRMPAPIPPRRDPKTTLSVGRARAKSMVAGLENGGEKDDGDVPHTKSSSVESIITPTPTHPGTPVQLRTASIKARPTSSRITAAELEELFQRQQGETMDSSNSYSTMMTTSRFQSGTDSGPATPPPNTNSPMKAPLVYGSVAEMKRKAKIKNGTMRCKPCPIPSVGESNGHDLKRFHSTPDLNTHLNGSVSTIWAAANKGHHSQDDVATLHSSLQRLNVLPPPTHPPPPPPIGQVIKVETRSTSEYESTLSLQQKLKKRAENDAVTSAAIDGIQSSFNPLTNAKIYASPQELRNVMAWKLRQSQENRQSQNDQQQQHQSPAPNTQVTSSPQAGSNPSTQAQKSSSQYAQPTTSQVMLQQPQLLEKTHYDAGQQNGNSEICTTNNNNNIGAGHAPPIPEPDYSFSESDDEDENSILVARNTKLNEKITLVDIADTSGNSQASGSSTGSTSISHSLSVDEIQRVRSNLKQSKSSPNGFLKSENPQRPVAGAPGQNQSAGITAEDQKNNNKNNDQPVNEVIGEEGDNSSSGVSSDQEVAGANVKGNTTRTTDTIKKKPNVTIIEDPKANKNEETLGSKLGKAAIIHSNIIGEDIATNSPSNISIICKTKSSLTLPSSSAAEVEIFSTPVAPTLKEKTEDTNTAEISSASKIPTLNVANTAAVFEAKATATTVTVKQMVQQQHAPAIQQQQQHISATKVKSLVIQSQQMSANKGHQSVSGRVGHVQPQLLSSQPMQQQSSILPVNIPQQHLHPNQKLLATQQHIFLQQQQQQQHHHHQQQLHQQHLQQILKAKTAAAGVTGTNTAAIVTKQQQQLHKKSQHEGKDAKYESEHEQRSEDEGDLSPSPPAKGFQRHNSLTRKQAAAIAMQRASRSAAVSLMQLPPPIESDSDHYELNSTGDSSNSNKPILNAAIPSSSGRTILSVPISAENIVLAPPPQFCDCNDIKHSPQQQLNHIQSAQQNNQQQLHYPHQQYQLQIRTHMQIQGGGSSAIENASGTVAMSGGVVNVGTMGRLRNVGTTPKTPHHRSH from the exons ATGGACTCCGGTCCAGGGCCGGGGTTTGACGATGAACCACCACCAGAGCCTCGAGATGGGTGGCTACTGGTGCGGGTTCATGTGCCCGAACTAAACGTCTTTAAATGTCTTCAGTTTCCGTCAGATCGTTTAGTTTGGGATGTAAAACAGCAGGTGCTTTCCTCATTGCCAAAG GTGGCCTTTTGGTTTAAG GAACTTAAGGAGAGTTTTAATTATGGACTTTTCAGTCCACCTTCAAATGGCAAAGCCGGGAAATTTCTTGATGAAGAGCGGCGCTTAGGTGATTATCCGTTTAATGGACCTGTCGGCTATTTAGAG CTTAAATATAAGAGACGTGTTTACAAAATGCTGAATTTGGATGAAAGACAATTGAAGGCATTACACACACGCGCAAACTTACGACGATTTCTTGAATGCATACATGCTGGACATGTAGACAAGATTGCAAAAATGTGTTCCAAAGGCTTAGATCCGAATTTTCATTGCCCAGAAAGTGGAGAGACCCCACTAACTGTTGCCACTGGAgctaaaaaaccaaataaattactGATAGCATTAGTTAATGGCGGTGCTTTACTTGACTATCGCACCAAAGACGGTACTACAGCTCTACATAAAGCCGTTGAAAAGGACTCACTGGAAGCTGTAAC aACCCTACTAGAATTAGGTGCATCACCCAATTACAAGGATGGGCGAGGTATAACACCTCTCTATTTATCTATAGCCCGTAAGTGCGATCCAAAGGTAACAGAGAGCTTGCTGCATGATCACGCCACATTAGGTATACAAGACACTCAAGGTTGGAACGAGGTTCATCAG GCTTGTCGGCATGGTCTTGTACACCATTTGGaacatttattgttttatgGTGCGGACATGGATGGCCGTAACGCTTCCGGTAACACACCATTGCATGTATGCGCTGTTAACAATCAAGAGGCTTGTGCAAGAATGCTTTTGTTTCGTGGTGCACAGCGGTCTGCTCTCAATTATGCCAATCAAACTCCCTATCAG GTTGCCGTAATTGCCGGAAATATGGACCTCGCCGAAattatacagaattttaaaGCTGATGATGTAG TTCCATTTCGCGGACAACCTCGGTATAATCCAAAACGTCGGTCAGCTGTGGGCTGGCCAGGTGGCAGCTGCCAAAGTAGTTGCGCTGGCAGCCTGATGGGCACCTTGCCACGGAACAACACATGTTTTCATAATGGACCACCGTCACCTTGTCCATCCGAGCATATTCCTTATAGCTCGGCAAGTTCAAGTCTCTCCGAAGGATCGTCAGGACATCGCTCACATGAAGATGACATCAGCATTGTAACAg ACAAATCACTTGGTGACACTAGTGATTTAATCAGCGATTCATCTGGTGTTGGTACCAATTCAGATTCTGCTGCATGCTCAATCGGACATCCCAGTACCACCGTGGTGTGCATGGAACCATACTCTGGTAATGCACCAGGCCATATTTCATTGCAGACAGGAGATGTTATTGAGGTGGTGGGATCCACTGATTGTGGCCTCCTGGAAGGATACATTCGTGGTTCAAACCAATCCGGATTTTTTCCCGTCGATTGTGTACAGGAAGTGAGCTTACGCCAAAAGAACACAACGGTAATCCCTATTATTGGTAACAATACCAATAACACCAGTTGCCAGTCCTCTTATCTACCACACGCTTCAACCGGGGGTTCAGTGAATAACGTAGCGAACCCCCTAAGGTCACCTCAGCTCAGTATCAGCGGTAATGCTACTACTAATGCGGCTAATAACAGTGTTGATACGCTTTCACTCAACATTATTGCGCCAGGCCATACGCAGCACTCACCTTCTATGTCATTAAATAGCAACGGATCCGACTCAGTGATGAAAGCCGGATACCACAACACTTTACATTTAGTTAGTCAATTCAGCAGCGCTACGGCTCCTCGATTGAAAAAAGT AGGTTTAAATGAACCGCGAACAATTATTCTACACAGAGCAAAACGTGGTTTTGGTTTCATATTACGTGGAGCTAAGGCTTCCTCACCACTAATGCAATTAAAACCAACAGATCGGTTTCCAGCGCTACAATACTTAGACGATGTGGATCCAGGAGGTGTGGCTGACATGGCAGGTTTACGTCCCGGAGATTTTCTCCTGGCCATCGGCAATGAAGATGTACGAGCAGCTTCCCATGAGAAAGTCGTAGAAATGATACGTTCCGCTGGGGCGCTTGTATCTATGACTGTTATTTCCCCTCAATTCCCTAACCAAATGCAAGCTGGAGCACAATTCTTACCTAGCATTTATCAGTTATCAAGCGGACCGAATACACCACAAGCATCGCATCGCCAATGTGCAACTTTACCGCGAAAAATGTCACTGGGTCCTGGCAATACAGCTGGTAGTATCAGTGCTGGAAGTAGCGTAGTTAGTCGAATGCCAGCACCGATACCGCCACGCCGAGACCCAAAAACAACGCTAAGCGTTGGACGAGCAAGAGCGAAATCAATGGTGGCAGGTTTGGAAAATGGAGGGGAAAAGGATGACGGCGACGTACCACACACTAAATCTTCATCCGTCGAATCAATAATCACACCCACACCAACTCATCCAGGAACGCCAGTGCAGTTACGTACCGCAAGTATAAAGGCGAGACCAACATCCAGCCGCATAACTGCTGCAGAACTGGAGGAACTTTTCCAACGTCAACAGGGTGAAACAATGGATAGTTCAAACAGCTACTCTACAATGATGACCACATCTCGGTTTCAGTCTGGTACAGACAGTGGACCTGCTACACCACCGCCAAATACCAATTCGCCGATGAAGGCGCCTTTAGTTTACGGTAGTGTTGCCGAAATGAAACgaaaggcaaaaattaaaaatggaacTATGCGTTGTAAACCATGCCCCATACCGTCGGTGGGCGAATCCAATGGTCATGACTTAAAACGATTCCATTCAACACCAGATTTAAATACGCATTTAAATGGATCAGTCTCGACTATTTGGGCAGCAGCAAATAAAGGACACCACTCGCAAGATGATGTTGCCACTCTTCATTCTTCTTTGCAACGTTTAAATGTTTTACCCCCGCCTACACACCCACCACCCCCACCACCGATTGGGCAAGTTATTAAAGTGGAGACTCGCAGCACATCGGAGTATGAGTCAACGTTGTCGTTGCAGCAAAAGTTAAAGAAGCGTGCCGAAAATGATGCCGTCACTTCAGCAGCCATTGATGGTATTCAATCGAGTTTCAATCCCTTAACAAATGCTAAAATATATGCCTCGCCACAGGAGTTACGAAATGTGATGGCATGGAAGTTACGACAATCTCAAGAG AACCGACAATCTCAAAATgaccaacagcaacagcaccAATCTCCGGCCCCGAATACACAAGTAACTTCTTCGCCACAGGCAGGATCAAATCCATCTACACAAGCACAAAAGTCTAGTAGTCAATATGCACAACCAACAACTAGTCAGGTAATGTTGCAGCAACCGCAACTACTAGAGAAAACACATTATGATGCAGGTCAACAGAATGGTAACTCTGAAATCTGCACcacaaataacaataacaatattggAGCAGGTCACGCACCTCCAATACCAGAGCCAGATTATAGTTTTAGTGAGTCGGACGATGAGGATGAGAATTCTATTTTAGTCGCcagaaatactaaattaaacgaaaaaattacacTTGTAGACATTGCTGACACTAGTGGAAACAGTCAAGCAAG CGGGAGTAGCACTGGATCTACTTCAATTTCGCACTCGTTATCCGTTGATGAGATTCAAcgcgttcgcagcaacttgaaACAATCAAAATCATCACCAAACGGTTTTCTGAAAAGCGAAAATCCTCAAAGACCTGTAGCTGGTGCTCCGGGACAAAATCAATCAGCTGGAATAACTGCCGAGGatcagaaaaataataataaaaacaatgatCAGCCGGTTAATGAAGTAATCGGTGAGGAAGGTGATAATAGCTCGTCAGGTGTAAGTAGCGACCAAGAAGTCGCTGGCGCAAATGTGAAGGGAAATACTACCAGAACTACTGATACGATTAAGAAAAAACCGAATGTTACAATTATTGAAGACCCTAAAgctaataaaaatgaagaaactCTAGGGTCCAAATTAGGAAAAGCAGCAATTATACATTCGAATATAATCGGAGAGGACATTGCTACTAATTCACCATCTAATATTAGTATCATTTGTAAGACAAAGAGCTCCTTAACATTACCATCGTCCAGTGCTGCCGAAGTGGAGATATTTTCAACACCTGTAGCACCAacgttaaaagaaaaaactgaaGATACTAACACAGCAGAAATTTCAAGCGCGTCGAAAATTCCAACACTCAACGTTGCCAACACTGCTGCTGTGTTTGAAGCTAAAGCAACGGCTACTACAGTGACCGTTAAACAAATGGTTCAACAGCAGCATGCTCCtgcaatacaacaacagcaacaacatataTCAGCAACAAAAGTTAAATCATTAGTAATACAAAGTCAACAAATGAGTGCGAATAAAGGTCATCAAAGCGTCAGTGGTCGGGTGGGGCATGTACAGCCACAGCTTCTTTCAAGTCAGCCTATGCAACAGCAGTCATCAATTTTGCCTGTCAATATACCGCAACAACATTTACATCCAAATCAGAAACTGCTCGCCACACAgcaacatatatttttgcaacagcagcagcaacaacagcatcatcatcatcagcaacAATTGCATCAACAGCATTTACAACAAATACTGAAAGCAAAAACAGCAGCCGCTGGTGTTACAGGTACAAATACGGCTGCCATTGttaccaaacaacaacaacagctgcacaAAAAATCGCAGCACGAAGGAAAAGATGCAAAATATGAATCGGAGCATGAACAACGTTCTGAAGACGAAGGCGATTTGAGTCCGTCACCACCTGCGAAGGGATTCCAACGTCACAATTCACTGACCCGAAAACAGGCAGCGGCCATTGCTATGCAACGCGCTAGCCGCAGTGCAGCTGTCTCTTTAATGCAGTTGCCACCACCCA